The sequence agctaatttttatttttatttttttttttattatactttaagttctagagtacatgtgcacaacgtgcaggtttgttacatatgtatacatgccccatgttggtgtgctgcacccattaagtcatcatttacattaggtatatctcctaatgctatccctcccacatctccccaccccacgacaggccctggtgtgtgatgttccccttcctgtgtccaagtttctcattgtttaattcccacctatgagtgagaacatgcggtgtttggttttttgtccttgcgatagtttgctgagaatgatggtttccagcttcatccatgtccctacaaaggacatgaactcatccttttttatggctgcatagtatcccatggtctatatgtgccacattttcttaatccagtctatcattgatggacatttgggttggttccaagtctttgctattgtgaatagtgccacaataaacatacgtgtgcatgtgtctttatagcagcatgatttataatcctttgggtatatacccagtaatgggatggctgggtcaaatggtatttctagttctagatccctgaggaatcgccacacagtcttccacaatggttgaactagtttacagtcccaccaacagtgtaaaagtgttcctatttctccacatcctctccaggacatgttgtttcctgactttttaatgatcaccattctaactggtgtgagatggtatctcattgtggttttgatttgcatttctctgatgaccagtgatgatgagcattttttcatgtgtctgttggctgcataaatgtcttcttttgagaagtgtctgttcatatcctttgcccacttttcgatggggttgtttgtttttttcttgtaaatttgtttgagttctttgtagattctggatattagccctttgtcagatgagtagattgcaagaattttctcccattctgtaggttgcctgttcactctgatggtagtttcttttgctgtgcagaagctctttagtttaattagatcccatttgtctattttggcttttgttgccattgcttttggtgttttagacatgaagtctttgcccatgcctatgttgtgaatggtattgcctaggttttcttctagggtttttatggttttaggtctaatatttaagtctttaatccatcttgaattactttttgtataaggtgtaaggaagggatccagtttcagctttctacatatggctagccagttttcccagcaccatttattaaacagggaatccttgccccatttcttgtttttgtcaggtttgtcaaagatcagagatggttgtagatgtgaggTATtaattctgagggctctgttctgttccattggtctatatctctgttttgttaccagtaccatgctgttttggttactgtagcctatagtatagtttgaagtcacgtagcctgatgcctccagctttgttcttttggctttggattgacttggcaatgtgggcccttttttggttccatatgaacttttttttttttaaggactagAATAGTGTTTAATATCAACTTCTGAGAAATCGcatttatataaaagaaataaaacaggccAGCACAAGTCCAAAAAAGATTCAACTTACATTATTGCACTTGGATGAAATATGCTATTTAGAGTAGCATAATATTCAGGCCAGGCCAGGAGGAGAAAAGAGACAAATGGAAAGGACAAACCTCCAGGTAGTATTTATTCCGGATTCCAAACTCTCCTGCGGCCTAAACAATATTTAGTCTATTGGAAACATTCAGCAAGTTCTTTACAAAAATGACTGCAGTATCTTCAACACATTTGAGTTGCACTCATACTTTGTTCCAGTCATGTGCAAGTTTAATGCACAGCTCTACCTCACAAAACGAGACATCTATGACACCAGAACTTCCCTGTGCCCAAGGTCATGGACAGGAAGGGAAGGCAGTGAATTTCTACTTTATGCATATTTTAGGGAGCAATACTGTGGCTATCATTTACCCTTTTGAGCAATCTTGATTTTGGCCACTTATAATTAGAACGTGAGAAAAAGTGACAGTGAATACAAATGAGTACTAACCGAATTCCTAGGCTGgtactagaaaataaaataaaagttttaaaaaagtccCTTGCCATGTTCACAAAGGTGGCAATAACTGTATATATAAGAAAAAGGCTGTAAACTTATAGAAAAGATAAACTCTGGCTTctaaagaaattacaaaattgatttttcctttatctttgagtgtaatacagaaaaatgtaaacCTGTAGACCTAGTTACCAAAAGACACTTACCCTTCTCAGCTCAGGTATGAACTTGAAGTTTGGCCTGAGCTAGTTTGATCTTCAAGTTTTCTCCAAGTTTGTCCATGAACTCAAACGTATTCAAGTAGTCAGAACGTTGTACATTGGGTAAACCTTTAATGCAAGCAGCCAAGTCCTTGGTCACAAAGCCAGCCTCAATTGTCTCAATAGAGACGTCTTCCAAAGCATTTGCAAAGAAGGCAAGCTCTTTATTGTTATCAAGCTTTGCTCTGTGGGCTAACCCTCTGGTCCAGGCAAAAATGGAAGCAATGGGATTGGTGGACGTCTCCTGTCCTTTCTGGTACATGTGGTAGTGACGGGTTACAGTCCCGTGGACAGCCTCTGCTTCTACTGTCTTGCCATCTGGACAAACCAGCACGCTGGTCATCATGCCGAGAGAGCCATACCCTTGGGCCACAGAGTCCGACTGCATGTCACCATCATAGTTTTTACAGGCCCAGATGAAGCCTCCCTCTGATTTCATAGCTTGGGCCACCATGTCATCGATGAGCCTATGCTCATACCAGATCTTTTGGGCTTCAGATTGGGACTTGTACTGCTTGTCATATATCTCCTGAAAGATGTCTTTAAAATGCCCATCATATTTCTTCAGAATAGTGTTTTTGGTGCTCAGATACAAAGGCCTACCCTTAGACAGAGCCATTTGGAAGGAACTGTGTGCAAAATCTTCAATTGACTTATCTTGATTATATATTCCCATGGCAACACCACCACCCTCTTCAAAGTTATGTACCAGGTATGTCACCTTTTGGGTTCCGTCACTTGGTGTGTAGGTTATCTCTACTTTTCCAGGCCCAGGAACAACAAAATCATTTGCTCTGTATTGATCCCCATAAGCATGACGACCTATGATGATAGGTTTTACCCATCCACTCACAAGCCAGGGGATATTTTTGCAGATAATGGCTTCTCTGAAGACCGTGCCACCCAGAATATTTTGTATGGTGCCATTTGGTGATTTCCACATTTGTTTCAACTTGAACTCCTCAGCCCTCTTCTCATCAGGAGTGATAGTGGCACATTTGACGCCAACATTATACTTCTTTATAGCTTCTGCAGCATCCTTGGTGACTTGGTCGTTGGTGGCATCACGATTCTCTATGCCTAAATCATAGCTATGTAGATCCAATTCCACGTAGGGAAAAATGAGTTTCTCTTTAATCAATTCCCAAATGATTCGTGTCATTTCATCTTGCATCTCTACCACAGAACCGTCACTGATTTTTTTGGGCATTCTGACTTCAATAAACCTTGACAGTGAATGAATTTATCACCTCAATTCCTCCCAGTCTTGCAGACTCAACTGAATGTAGTTTATCTCCTCCCAGGATGATATGCTGGCGAAGAGTTGGGGCGCCACAGCCGCTCACAAGCTCAGACTCATGAACACAGCCTGGCAATcccccatatgaactttaaagtagtttttttccagttctgtgaagaaagtcattggtagcttgatggggattgcgttgaatctataaattaccttgggcagtatggccattttcacgatattgattcttcctatccatgagcatggaatattcttccatttgtttgtgtcttcttttatttcgttgagcagtggtttgtagttctccttgaagaggtccttcacatcccttgtaagttgaattcctaagtattttattctctttgaagcaattgtgaatggtagttcactcatgatttggctctctgtttgtctgttattggtgtgtaagaatgcttgtgatttttgcaccttgattttgtatcctgagactttgctgaagttgcctatcagcttaaggagattttgggctgagacgatggggttttctgtatggggttttccttttcttgtcttactgcacTAGCCAAGGCTTTccgtattatgttgaataggagtcatGAGAGAAGATATCCTTTCCTTGATCCGAATCTTTGAGGGAAGGCAGTTTCTTATTAATGATACTGTTAATTGTAGATATTTTATACttattctttatcaaattgaAGAAGTTTCCCTCTACTCatagtttgctaagagtttttcTCATGAATggatattgtttttgttttgttttgttttgtttttgagacagagtctcgctttgttgcccaggctggagttcagtggtgtgatctcgggtcactgcaacctccgcctcctggattcaagtgattctcctgcctcagccttctgagtagctgccaccatgccaggctaatttttgtatttttagtagagatggggtttcaccatgttggccaggctggtctcaaactcctgaccttgtgatctgcccatctcagccttgcaaagtgctgggattacaggcgtgagccaccacgtccagcctggaTATTGTTTTTATTAGCATCAATTTATGTGATTATATATGTCTTCCTTAGTTTGTTAATATGGTAGATTATATTGATTAATTTTgaaatgttgaaccagtcttgcataccTGGATAAATCATattggtcatgatgtataatttttttaatacattgtTGGATTGAATTTGGCACcattttgttgagcatttttatacCTATG comes from Symphalangus syndactylus isolate Jambi chromosome 11, NHGRI_mSymSyn1-v2.1_pri, whole genome shotgun sequence and encodes:
- the LOC129492849 gene encoding isocitrate dehydrogenase [NADP] cytoplasmic-like, translating into MPKKISDGSVVEMQDEMTRIIWELIKEKLIFPYVELDLHSYDLGIENRDATNDQVTKDAAEAIKKYNVGVKCATITPDEKRAEEFKLKQMWKSPNGTIQNILGGTVFREAIICKNIPWLVSGWVKPIIIGRHAYGDQYRANDFVVPGPGKVEITYTPSDGTQKVTYLVHNFEEGGGVAMGIYNQDKSIEDFAHSSFQMALSKGRPLYLSTKNTILKKYDGHFKDIFQEIYDKQYKSQSEAQKIWYEHRLIDDMVAQAMKSEGGFIWACKNYDGDMQSDSVAQGYGSLGMMTSVLVCPDGKTVEAEAVHGTVTRHYHMYQKGQETSTNPIASIFAWTRGLAHRAKLDNNKELAFFANALEDVSIETIEAGFVTKDLAACIKGLPNVQRSDYLNTFEFMDKLGENLKIKLAQAKLQVHT